The Saliniradius amylolyticus DNA segment TAGCGACCTTAATTGCCGGCTTGTGCTCCACTCAGGCGCTGGCCGAGGATATTGCCATTGTAGGCGGTTATACCCACACCATGAATGGCCTGGGGGCAGTGCAAAATGCTACCGTATTGATCAGCGACGGCCGTATAGAGTCGGTCACCTCTGGTGGTGAGGTACCGGCCGGTTACCGAGTGATCGATGCCAGAGATAAGGTCGTCACACCAGGCCTTATCGGTGCCTTTACTCAATTGGGACTCGTGGAAGTAGGGTATTCGGCCGGTACTGTGGACGCCTCCCACACACTGGACAGTTATTCGCCGCTGGGAGCAGCCTTGGATGTGTCCTATGCCATCAACCCAGACTCCAGTCTGATCCCGATTAGCCGTATCGAGGGCTTTACCTCGGCGGTGAGCGCCATGTCACATACCAACCGGCTATTCCATGGCCAGGGCGCGGTGATCACTCTGGGTGATAATGCTAACCCTGTCATCAAGTCTAAGGCGCTGATGGTGCTGGCGGTGGATAACGACGGCGCCGATGACAACGGCGGCTCCCGCGCGGCACTGTGGCCCAAGCTGGATGATGCGCTGGCCACCGCCGATAGTCTGAACGGCGATAAGTTGGGACCGAATGATCGCTGGTATGGTCAGTTCCCCAAGGAGGACGTCAATGCGCTAATCCCGGTGGTACAGGGCCAGATGCCGCTGGTGATCGAAGCCCATCGTGCCTCAGATATTCGCCAGATAATTGCCCTTAAAGACCGCTATTCAAAATTAGATTTGGTATTGCTGGAGGGCTCTGAGGCCTGGCGCGTTGCCGATGAGCTGGCCGATGCGGACATTCCGGTAATCCTTAACCCCGAATCCAATCTGCCCTATGCTTTCGATCAGTTGGGCGCGACCCTGGCCAACGCCAGCCGCCTGAGTGAGGCAGGGGTGACCATTGCCATTGGTGTGGAAACACATAATATCCGCCTTGCGACCCAGCATGCCGGTAATGCGGTTTCTTATGGCCTACCCTGGGAGGAGGGCCTGGCGGCGCTGACCATCAACACCGCCAGGATCTTTGGCGTGGACACCGACTATGGCAGCCTGGAAGCGGGCAAAGTCGCCGATGTGGTGGTCTGGTCCGGCGATCCTCTGGAAGTCATGGAGGCTCCTGAGCATGTGGTTATCAATGGCGAGGAGGTCAACCTCGAATCCCGCCAGACCAAGCTTAGAGATCGTTATCTAAACCTGGAACAAGATAAGCCGCACGGCTATGTGCGTCCCTAGGACAAAGCACTAATCTGTAATGGAAAGCCCCGCCATTTGGCGGGGCTTTTTGATTAATACCAATCCGTATATAAGGTTTAACCATTCAGAGCGGGTCAGAAGGTCTTAGATCAAGGCGGTGCTTTGCAGGCATAGTGGTGCTATGTCAAAAAGCGCCAACACAGAGGTAAGGCCTTCTGGCCGCTCCTCATGGGCAAGGCTAAAAGGCACTCTGACTGTGTTAGGCTACCTCGATTTAGCCCCAATAAACCTTCGGTAACCTGCCTTGTCAGAGCACCTTTTAGCTCTTGCTGAGTGATAAACCTTTATACGGATTGGTATAATGGGCCAAACGAAAAGCGGCAAGTTTTGAGGCTTGCCGCTTTTATGCAAATTGGGGTAAGCGTTAATCAGGCTTGTATGTCCACTATAGAACCGACTCGCTCACCGGGGGTAGTAGAAGCGGTTTGCTGTGCTTGCTGCTGTTGCTCCACATTTTGCTGTTGGTTTTGCTGTGTTTGCAAATCGCGACGTTCTTGCTGCGTATTAACTGCTGCTTGTTGAGTGGTGGCATTTTGTAAGCTGGTTGAACCGACTTCCATAATCACTCCGAATCGAAAAATAGTACGTTATAGTTTAGCTCAAAAGTTGAGCAGTTAAAATAAGTAAGGGCTCAATTGTTGAGCCATGAAGTCGCTGATCTTGGGCTGGGCGCGTTCATTCGGGTGGATGCGATCGTTTTGCATCAGGCTGTCATCGGTGGCGATATCCTGCAAAA contains these protein-coding regions:
- a CDS encoding amidohydrolase family protein, with the protein product MKKLALATLIAGLCSTQALAEDIAIVGGYTHTMNGLGAVQNATVLISDGRIESVTSGGEVPAGYRVIDARDKVVTPGLIGAFTQLGLVEVGYSAGTVDASHTLDSYSPLGAALDVSYAINPDSSLIPISRIEGFTSAVSAMSHTNRLFHGQGAVITLGDNANPVIKSKALMVLAVDNDGADDNGGSRAALWPKLDDALATADSLNGDKLGPNDRWYGQFPKEDVNALIPVVQGQMPLVIEAHRASDIRQIIALKDRYSKLDLVLLEGSEAWRVADELADADIPVILNPESNLPYAFDQLGATLANASRLSEAGVTIAIGVETHNIRLATQHAGNAVSYGLPWEEGLAALTINTARIFGVDTDYGSLEAGKVADVVVWSGDPLEVMEAPEHVVINGEEVNLESRQTKLRDRYLNLEQDKPHGYVRP